One Amorphoplanes digitatis genomic window carries:
- a CDS encoding ABC transporter substrate-binding protein produces MSPRFRSALAGTLGAGLVLGLAACGGSDDSNDDSNTAAQSSIDCNLYKEFGDLKGKTVTVFASIVTPEDKAYKDSYKPFEQCTGVTIKYEGDKSFETQILVRAKAGNPPDIAIVPQPGLLQQLVATGKAVEAPATVSANVDKWWGKDWKAYATVDGKFYGAPSGANVKSLVWYSPSEFKESGYAIPNTLDELKALSDKMVADKKKPWCAGIASGEATGWPITDWQEDFMLRLYGPETYDKWVKHEIPFNGPESTAALDAVGAYLKNPAYVNGGLGDVKSIATTAFQDAGLPILEGTCSMHRQASFYAANFDKGTKVAEDGDVFAFYLPGKDGTSKPVLGGGEFNLAFADRPEVKAFQTYLSTDTWANIKAKASQGWVSANKGLDPNNLSNPVDKLAAVILLDPKATFRFDGSDMMPAAVGSNAYWKQATSWITGQDTVTTVNNIEKAWPK; encoded by the coding sequence ATGAGTCCGCGCTTCAGGAGCGCGCTCGCCGGCACGCTGGGCGCGGGCCTGGTGCTCGGTCTCGCCGCATGCGGCGGCAGTGACGACTCGAACGACGATTCCAACACGGCTGCTCAGTCGTCGATCGACTGCAACCTCTACAAGGAGTTCGGCGATCTCAAGGGCAAGACGGTGACCGTCTTCGCGAGCATCGTGACCCCGGAGGACAAGGCGTACAAGGACTCCTACAAGCCCTTCGAGCAGTGCACCGGTGTGACGATCAAGTACGAGGGCGACAAGTCCTTCGAGACCCAGATCCTGGTCCGTGCCAAGGCCGGCAACCCGCCGGACATCGCGATCGTGCCGCAGCCCGGCCTGCTCCAGCAGCTGGTGGCCACCGGCAAGGCCGTCGAGGCTCCGGCCACCGTCTCCGCGAACGTCGACAAGTGGTGGGGAAAGGACTGGAAGGCCTACGCCACCGTCGACGGCAAGTTCTACGGCGCGCCGTCGGGCGCCAACGTCAAGTCGCTGGTCTGGTACTCGCCGAGCGAGTTCAAGGAGTCCGGCTACGCGATCCCCAACACGCTCGACGAGCTCAAGGCGCTGAGCGACAAGATGGTCGCGGACAAGAAGAAGCCGTGGTGCGCGGGCATCGCCAGCGGTGAGGCCACCGGTTGGCCGATCACCGACTGGCAGGAGGACTTCATGCTCCGGCTCTACGGGCCGGAGACCTACGACAAGTGGGTCAAGCACGAGATCCCGTTCAACGGCCCCGAGTCGACGGCGGCGCTGGACGCGGTCGGCGCGTACCTGAAGAACCCCGCCTACGTGAACGGCGGCCTGGGCGACGTCAAGAGCATCGCCACGACCGCGTTCCAGGACGCCGGCCTGCCGATCCTGGAGGGCACCTGCTCGATGCACCGCCAGGCCAGCTTCTACGCGGCGAACTTCGACAAGGGCACCAAGGTGGCCGAGGACGGCGACGTGTTCGCCTTCTACCTGCCCGGCAAGGACGGCACGTCCAAGCCGGTCCTCGGCGGCGGCGAGTTCAACCTGGCGTTCGCGGACCGGCCGGAGGTCAAGGCCTTCCAGACCTACCTGTCCACCGACACCTGGGCGAACATCAAGGCGAAGGCGTCGCAGGGCTGGGTCAGCGCCAACAAGGGTCTCGACCCGAACAACCTGAGCAACCCGGTCGACAAGCTGGCCGCGGTCATTCTGCTGGACCCGAAGGCCACGTTCCGCTTCGACGGCTCGGACATGATGCCGGCCGCCGTCGGCTCGAACGCGTACTGGAAGCAGGCGACGAGCTGGATCACCGGCCAGGACACCGTCACGACGGTGAACAACATCGAAAAGGCCTGGCCCAAGTGA
- a CDS encoding sensor domain-containing diguanylate cyclase, which produces MQPARPASLARTAAADPWVRAVVGVAVAAILWLLYGPGNITADVLVRAFAGVFLNVVGVVSAIRLARRPGLVPAVRRFWRSLTAMITLLLVGNVSRLLTTLWDPDVSAVAVGRFQTVCILTGVAILMVTALVHPHPKSTRQARLRYWLDASAVMTASAVVIWFMVDRTTGLGAGPVGPAAATVIAMAVAFTMTRLTISGLNPMNAVAAAPVFAAALLQCLSVAVVRATAGPAAQLSLQLATVALVSLGPRLQELMDRLRADRPLPARRAWSTLPYAMLGVVLLILPASLPEGLSGTAMVVFGGLFVITGIVVARQWVAFRENSALVQRLSRQEERVRLMLEYSTDITTLIDGNGAMSYLTPGSRALGYEPAELLGTRIVTMIHPEDLPGLLPDMQRLMVTPGANLTYQARYQHADGSWRWLEVTSRNLMHLPSVAAVVSNSRDVTESRELQDRLRHQATHDELTGLANRVLFGERLAETVGTGVALLHVDLDGFKPINDTYGHHAGDVVLTRVAERLRAVLPPDAMPARLGGDEFAVLLPGAGRPAAEQIAERFRAALAQPIELDGHSLRIAASVGVVAGAGVDPHALLREADAAMYRVKHAARENAA; this is translated from the coding sequence ATGCAGCCCGCCCGGCCCGCCTCGCTCGCACGCACGGCCGCCGCCGACCCGTGGGTACGCGCGGTCGTCGGCGTTGCGGTGGCGGCCATCCTCTGGCTCCTCTACGGCCCGGGAAACATCACCGCGGACGTGCTCGTCCGTGCGTTCGCCGGCGTGTTCCTGAACGTCGTCGGGGTGGTGTCCGCGATCCGCCTGGCCCGCCGCCCCGGCCTGGTGCCCGCGGTCCGCCGCTTCTGGCGCTCGCTGACGGCGATGATCACGCTGCTGCTGGTCGGCAACGTCAGCCGGCTCCTCACCACGCTGTGGGACCCGGACGTCAGCGCCGTCGCCGTCGGCCGGTTCCAGACCGTCTGCATCCTGACCGGCGTCGCGATCCTGATGGTCACCGCGCTCGTGCACCCCCACCCGAAGTCCACCCGTCAGGCCCGGCTGAGGTACTGGCTGGACGCGAGCGCCGTGATGACGGCCTCCGCCGTGGTCATCTGGTTCATGGTCGACCGCACCACGGGGCTCGGCGCCGGACCCGTGGGGCCCGCGGCGGCGACCGTCATCGCGATGGCCGTCGCGTTCACCATGACCCGGCTCACGATCAGCGGGCTCAACCCGATGAACGCGGTCGCGGCCGCGCCGGTGTTCGCCGCGGCGCTGTTGCAGTGCCTCAGTGTCGCGGTGGTGCGCGCCACGGCCGGACCCGCGGCGCAGCTGTCCCTTCAGCTCGCCACCGTCGCCCTGGTCAGCCTCGGGCCGCGGCTGCAGGAGCTGATGGACCGGCTGCGGGCCGACCGCCCGCTCCCCGCGCGGCGGGCGTGGAGCACGCTGCCGTACGCGATGCTCGGCGTCGTTCTGTTGATCCTCCCGGCGTCGCTGCCGGAGGGTCTGAGCGGCACGGCGATGGTGGTCTTCGGCGGCCTGTTCGTCATCACCGGCATCGTCGTCGCGCGCCAGTGGGTCGCCTTCCGCGAGAACTCCGCCCTGGTGCAGCGGCTGAGCCGCCAGGAGGAGCGGGTACGCCTGATGCTCGAGTACTCCACCGACATCACGACGCTCATCGACGGGAACGGCGCCATGTCCTACCTGACCCCGGGCAGCCGGGCGCTGGGCTACGAGCCCGCGGAGCTGCTCGGCACGCGGATCGTCACGATGATCCACCCCGAGGACCTGCCGGGCCTGCTGCCGGACATGCAGCGCCTGATGGTGACGCCGGGTGCGAACCTCACCTACCAGGCGCGTTACCAGCACGCGGACGGCTCGTGGCGCTGGCTCGAGGTCACCAGCCGCAACCTGATGCACCTGCCCAGCGTCGCCGCCGTGGTCAGCAACTCGCGCGACGTCACCGAGTCCCGCGAGCTACAGGACCGGCTGCGCCACCAGGCCACCCACGACGAGCTGACCGGGCTCGCCAACCGGGTGCTCTTCGGCGAGCGCCTCGCCGAAACGGTCGGCACCGGCGTCGCCCTGCTCCACGTCGACCTGGACGGCTTCAAGCCGATCAACGACACGTACGGGCACCACGCCGGCGACGTCGTCCTGACCCGGGTCGCCGAGCGGCTGCGCGCGGTCCTGCCGCCGGACGCGATGCCGGCCCGGCTGGGCGGCGACGAGTTCGCCGTCCTGCTGCCCGGCGCCGGCCGGCCCGCCGCCGAGCAGATCGCGGAGCGGTTCCGGGCGGCCCTCGCCCAGCCGATCGAGCTGGACGGGCACAGCCTGAGGATCGCCGCCAGCGTCGGCGTGGTCGCCGGCGCCGGAGTCGACCCGCACGCCCTGCTGCGCGAGGCCGACGCGGCGATGTACCGGGTCAAGCACGCCGCGCGCGAGAACGCGGCGTGA
- a CDS encoding response regulator transcription factor codes for MTDNARILVVDDQPIVVDMIATVLAYHGFAVDTAGTAEQALRKAAEGHPDLVLLDAKLPDGDGMDVRRRLRADGSGAGIVFLASRDAGEDLVNGIAYGGDDWITKPFDADVLLTRVRALLSRDGATACERVLRYGDVELDQDTHEVRRAGEPVPLSRTEFEVLRCLLRNPGRVLSRAQIEAATGAADADAVVRSLRCELDRLGAPLIVTQRGFGYALRAGLP; via the coding sequence ATGACGGACAATGCCCGAATCCTGGTCGTCGACGACCAGCCCATCGTCGTCGACATGATCGCCACGGTGCTCGCCTACCACGGCTTCGCGGTGGACACCGCCGGCACCGCCGAGCAGGCGCTGCGCAAGGCCGCCGAGGGCCATCCCGATCTCGTGCTGCTCGACGCGAAACTGCCCGACGGCGACGGCATGGACGTCCGGCGGCGGCTGCGCGCGGACGGCTCCGGCGCCGGCATCGTCTTCCTCGCCTCCCGCGACGCCGGCGAGGACCTGGTCAACGGCATCGCGTACGGCGGCGACGACTGGATCACCAAGCCGTTCGACGCCGACGTGCTGCTCACCCGGGTCCGGGCGCTGCTGAGCCGCGACGGTGCGACGGCGTGCGAGCGGGTCCTGCGCTATGGCGACGTCGAGCTGGACCAGGACACCCACGAGGTCCGGCGCGCGGGCGAGCCGGTGCCGCTGTCCCGGACCGAGTTCGAGGTGCTGCGCTGCCTGCTGCGCAACCCCGGGCGGGTGCTGTCCCGGGCGCAGATCGAGGCGGCGACCGGCGCCGCGGACGCCGACGCCGTGGTCCGCTCGCTACGGTGCGAGCTGGACCGGCTCGGCGCGCCGCTGATCGTCACCCAGCGGGGGTTCGGCTACGCGCTGCGCGCCGGCCTGCCGTGA
- a CDS encoding APC family permease has protein sequence MTGLARRLGTTDAVVVGLSAMIGAGVFAAFGPATAAAGAWLPLALALAALVAYCNAVSSARLAAVYPASGGTYVYGRERLGGPWGFLAGWGFVVGKTASCAAMALTFGAYVAPGHERLPALAAVAALTALNLLGVQRSALAARILVVAVVAVLLAVVVAGAAGGLHRFGGGPDVAPWDVLRGAGLLFFAFAGYARIATLGEEVRDPARTIPRAIPVALTITLVLYSAVALVLLGTLGPARLAAATAPLAEVGPGWLAPVVRAGAAAAALGSLLALILGVSRTTFAMARDRHLPAALDAVSDRAGVPHRAEAAVGVAVALLVLTVDLRGAIGFSSFGVLVYYAIANASALTLRPDEGAPWRAVPVVGLAGCLLLAAALPLPAVAAGLGVFAVGAAVWIIRRNRR, from the coding sequence GTGACCGGGCTGGCCCGCCGCCTGGGCACGACGGACGCGGTGGTGGTCGGCCTGAGCGCGATGATCGGTGCCGGCGTCTTCGCCGCCTTCGGCCCGGCGACGGCCGCCGCCGGCGCCTGGCTGCCGCTCGCACTCGCGCTGGCCGCGCTCGTCGCCTACTGCAACGCGGTGTCCTCCGCCCGGCTCGCGGCCGTTTACCCGGCCTCCGGCGGCACCTATGTGTACGGCCGGGAGCGCCTCGGCGGCCCGTGGGGCTTCCTCGCGGGCTGGGGCTTCGTGGTCGGCAAGACGGCGTCCTGCGCGGCGATGGCGCTGACCTTCGGCGCGTACGTCGCGCCGGGGCACGAGCGGCTGCCGGCCCTCGCCGCGGTGGCCGCGCTGACCGCGCTCAACCTGCTGGGGGTGCAGCGGTCGGCGCTGGCGGCCCGGATCCTGGTCGTCGCGGTCGTCGCCGTGCTGCTCGCCGTGGTGGTCGCCGGCGCGGCGGGCGGGCTGCACCGGTTCGGCGGCGGCCCCGACGTCGCGCCGTGGGACGTGCTGCGCGGCGCCGGGCTGCTGTTCTTCGCGTTCGCCGGTTACGCGCGGATCGCCACCCTCGGCGAGGAGGTCCGCGACCCGGCCCGGACCATCCCCCGGGCGATCCCGGTCGCGCTGACGATCACCCTGGTCCTGTACTCCGCGGTGGCCCTGGTCCTGCTGGGCACGCTCGGCCCGGCCCGCCTCGCCGCCGCGACGGCGCCGCTGGCCGAGGTGGGCCCGGGGTGGCTCGCCCCGGTCGTCCGGGCGGGCGCGGCCGCCGCGGCGCTCGGCTCGCTGCTCGCGCTGATCCTTGGCGTGTCCCGGACGACGTTCGCGATGGCCCGCGACCGGCACCTGCCCGCCGCGCTGGACGCGGTGAGCGACCGGGCCGGGGTGCCGCACCGCGCCGAGGCGGCCGTCGGCGTCGCCGTGGCGCTGCTGGTGCTGACCGTCGACCTGCGCGGCGCGATCGGGTTCTCGTCGTTCGGCGTCCTTGTCTACTACGCGATCGCGAACGCCTCCGCGCTGACCCTGCGCCCCGACGAGGGCGCGCCGTGGCGCGCCGTACCGGTCGTCGGGCTGGCCGGCTGCCTGCTGCTGGCGGCGGCCCTGCCGCTGCCGGCGGTGGCCGCCGGTCTGGGGGTCTTCGCGGTCGGCGCGGCGGTGTGGATCATCCGCCGGAACCGGCGCTGA
- a CDS encoding alpha/beta hydrolase: protein MTQRAPGDQPLMIFVHGWPELGLVWRAQVEHFTAAGWRCVAPDLRGYGTAAVPDRAGAYALEHIVGDMLELHDSLGGEPAVWVGHDWGSPVVWSLATHHPERVRAAASLCVPYLPAGFALETLVELVDRDLYPAERFPYGQWDYYRFYAEDFDTAVADFDADVAATVSLLYRGGRPDAVGRPTRSSRVRANGGWFGPARRAPALPRDESMLSAADHATLVAALSATGFRGPCSWYANDDANLAYAARAPHPRLEMPVLFVHAAWDGICETRHSRLADPMRAACANLTQATVDAGHEVMLQAPAQTNAAIAAWLAAQRLAP from the coding sequence GTGACCCAGCGCGCACCCGGCGACCAGCCGCTGATGATCTTCGTGCACGGCTGGCCCGAGCTGGGCCTGGTCTGGCGCGCCCAGGTCGAGCACTTCACCGCGGCCGGCTGGCGCTGCGTGGCGCCGGACCTGCGCGGCTACGGCACGGCGGCCGTGCCGGACCGGGCCGGCGCCTACGCGCTCGAGCACATCGTCGGCGACATGCTGGAGCTGCACGACAGCCTGGGCGGCGAGCCCGCGGTCTGGGTCGGCCACGACTGGGGCAGCCCGGTGGTGTGGTCGCTGGCCACGCACCATCCCGAGCGGGTCCGGGCGGCCGCCAGCCTCTGCGTGCCGTACCTGCCGGCGGGTTTCGCCCTGGAGACGCTCGTCGAGCTCGTCGACCGCGACCTCTATCCGGCCGAGCGGTTCCCGTACGGCCAGTGGGACTACTACCGCTTCTACGCCGAGGACTTCGACACCGCGGTCGCGGACTTCGACGCGGACGTCGCCGCCACCGTGTCGCTGCTCTACCGCGGCGGCCGCCCCGACGCGGTGGGCAGGCCGACCCGCAGCTCCCGGGTGCGGGCCAACGGCGGCTGGTTCGGCCCGGCCCGGCGCGCGCCGGCCCTGCCGCGCGACGAGTCGATGCTCTCCGCCGCCGACCACGCCACGCTGGTGGCGGCGCTGAGCGCGACGGGCTTCCGCGGCCCCTGCTCCTGGTACGCCAACGACGACGCCAACCTCGCGTACGCGGCCCGCGCGCCGCACCCGCGACTGGAGATGCCGGTGCTGTTCGTGCACGCGGCCTGGGACGGCATCTGCGAGACCCGGCACAGCCGCCTGGCCGACCCGATGCGGGCCGCCTGCGCCAACCTCACGCAGGCCACGGTGGACGCCGGACACGAGGTGATGCTCCAGGCGCCGGCGCAGACCAACGCGGCGATCGCCGCCTGGCTGGCCGCGCAGCGGCTGGCACCGTGA
- a CDS encoding molybdopterin molybdotransferase MoeA: MRSVDSPVPWRTALKIAGAAATALPPERVPLGAAVGRVLAEPVHAGADLPGADAAAMDGYAVAGTGPWRVVGRVLAGGPAWAGALGPGQAVEIMTGAVVPPGAVAVLPYETADLTGATGWTKAHIRRAGEDARAGDELLRPGRVVTPAVAGLLAQAGADDVPVRRRPAVRLVVTGDEVVAAGVPRAGQVRDVFAPMVSALVTAAGGVVADRVLLPDDAGLLAGCLAATDADVVVVTGSSSAGAADHLHRVLDELGARRLVDRVACRPGRPQSLAALPGGRWVVGLPGNPYAGLVACVTLLQPLLHGLTGAARPPAPRLSVVGDVTLTPPATLLVPVRLAGDHATVVPGSRPASLAGAALADALAVLEEGWHSGDPADLMMLT; this comes from the coding sequence ATGCGATCCGTCGACAGCCCCGTACCGTGGCGCACCGCACTGAAGATCGCCGGCGCGGCCGCCACCGCCCTGCCGCCGGAGCGCGTGCCGCTCGGCGCGGCCGTCGGCCGGGTGCTCGCGGAGCCGGTGCACGCCGGCGCCGACCTGCCGGGCGCCGACGCCGCCGCCATGGACGGGTACGCGGTGGCCGGCACCGGGCCCTGGCGGGTCGTCGGCCGGGTCCTGGCCGGCGGGCCGGCGTGGGCCGGCGCCCTCGGACCGGGCCAGGCGGTCGAGATCATGACCGGCGCCGTGGTGCCGCCCGGCGCGGTCGCGGTGCTGCCGTACGAGACCGCCGACCTGACCGGCGCGACCGGCTGGACGAAGGCGCACATCCGCCGCGCCGGCGAGGACGCGCGCGCCGGCGACGAGCTGTTGCGGCCCGGGCGGGTCGTGACCCCGGCCGTTGCGGGCCTGCTCGCGCAGGCCGGCGCGGACGACGTGCCGGTGCGCCGGCGCCCGGCGGTCCGGCTGGTCGTGACCGGCGACGAGGTGGTCGCGGCCGGGGTGCCGCGTGCCGGGCAGGTCCGTGACGTGTTCGCCCCGATGGTGTCGGCGCTGGTCACCGCGGCCGGCGGCGTGGTCGCCGACCGTGTGCTGCTGCCCGACGACGCGGGCCTGCTCGCCGGGTGCCTGGCCGCGACGGACGCGGACGTGGTCGTGGTGACCGGCTCGTCGTCGGCCGGCGCCGCGGACCACCTGCACCGGGTGCTGGACGAGCTCGGCGCGCGGCGCCTGGTGGACCGGGTGGCGTGCCGGCCGGGCCGCCCGCAGTCGCTGGCGGCGCTGCCGGGCGGGCGGTGGGTCGTCGGCCTGCCGGGCAACCCGTACGCCGGGCTGGTCGCCTGCGTGACCCTGCTCCAGCCGCTGCTGCACGGCCTGACCGGCGCCGCCCGGCCGCCGGCGCCGCGGCTGAGCGTCGTCGGTGACGTGACCCTCACGCCGCCGGCGACGCTGCTCGTGCCCGTGCGGCTCGCCGGCGATCACGCCACGGTCGTGCCCGGCAGCCGCCCGGCGAGCCTGGCCGGCGCCGCGCTCGCCGACGCCCTGGCCGTGCTCGAGGAGGGCTGGCACAGCGGCGATCCCGCGGATCTGATGATGTTGACCTGA
- a CDS encoding UDP-glucose dehydrogenase family protein, with amino-acid sequence MSTTLRPRLTVIGTGYLGATHAICMAVLGFDVIGVDVDADKVARLNSGEVPFFEPGLPELLTKALETGRLRFTTSFREAGEFGDVHFICVGTPQRGDSGAADLTYVDASVTALSRHLHRRALVVGKSTVPVGTAARLAELIRATAPAGDQVELAWNPEFLREGFAVDDTMRPDRLVFGVTSAWSEERLRAAFEPVLAQGVPVKVTDLQTAELVKVAANSFLATKISYINAMAEVCEATGADVRDLAEALAYDERIGGRFLRPGLGFGGGCLPKDIRAFAHRAEELGVGQAVGFLREIDGINKRRRSRTVDLVVELCGGDVAGKKIAALGASFKPDSDDIRDAPALEVASTLAGLGAHVHVFDPAAMENARRAHPELSYGTGALDVARGADVVVLLTEWTEFREIAPEAMAQVVGARRIFDGRHALDSGAWRAAGWEYRALGRP; translated from the coding sequence ATGAGCACCACCCTGCGCCCCCGACTCACGGTCATCGGCACCGGCTACCTCGGCGCCACCCACGCCATCTGCATGGCCGTGCTGGGCTTCGACGTGATCGGTGTCGACGTCGACGCGGACAAGGTCGCGCGGCTCAACTCCGGCGAGGTGCCGTTCTTCGAGCCCGGCCTGCCCGAGCTGCTCACCAAGGCCCTCGAGACCGGCCGGCTGCGCTTCACCACCTCGTTCCGGGAGGCCGGCGAGTTCGGCGACGTGCACTTCATCTGCGTCGGCACGCCGCAGCGCGGCGACTCCGGCGCCGCCGACCTGACCTACGTCGACGCGTCGGTCACCGCCCTGTCGCGGCACCTGCACCGCCGCGCCCTCGTGGTCGGCAAGTCGACGGTGCCGGTCGGCACCGCCGCCCGCCTCGCCGAGCTGATCCGCGCCACCGCGCCCGCCGGCGACCAGGTCGAGCTGGCCTGGAACCCGGAGTTCCTGCGCGAGGGCTTCGCGGTCGACGACACCATGCGGCCAGATCGGCTGGTCTTCGGCGTCACCTCGGCGTGGTCCGAGGAGCGGTTGCGGGCCGCGTTCGAGCCGGTGCTCGCGCAGGGCGTTCCGGTCAAGGTCACCGACCTGCAGACCGCCGAGCTGGTCAAGGTCGCGGCGAACTCGTTCCTGGCCACCAAGATCTCCTATATCAACGCGATGGCCGAGGTCTGCGAGGCCACCGGCGCCGACGTGCGGGACCTGGCCGAGGCCCTGGCGTACGACGAGCGGATCGGGGGCAGGTTCCTGCGCCCCGGCCTCGGCTTCGGCGGCGGCTGCCTGCCCAAGGACATCCGGGCTTTCGCGCACCGGGCCGAGGAGCTGGGTGTCGGCCAGGCCGTCGGCTTCCTGCGCGAGATCGACGGCATCAACAAGCGCCGCCGGTCGCGGACGGTCGACCTGGTGGTCGAGCTGTGCGGCGGCGACGTGGCCGGCAAGAAGATCGCCGCGCTGGGCGCGTCGTTCAAGCCCGACTCCGACGACATCCGCGACGCGCCCGCACTCGAGGTGGCGAGCACGCTCGCCGGCCTGGGCGCGCACGTGCACGTCTTCGACCCGGCCGCGATGGAGAACGCCCGCCGGGCGCACCCCGAGCTCAGCTACGGCACCGGCGCACTGGACGTGGCCCGCGGCGCCGACGTGGTCGTGCTGCTGACGGAGTGGACCGAGTTCCGCGAGATCGCCCCCGAGGCCATGGCCCAGGTCGTCGGCGCCCGGCGAATCTTCGACGGGCGGCACGCGCTGGACTCCGGCGCGTGGCGCGCGGCGGGCTGGGAGTACCGGGCCCTCGGCCGCCCCTGA
- a CDS encoding GlxA family transcriptional regulator, which produces MLRSVAVIALPEVAVFELGVLCELFGYDRTAEGLPGYEFNVCSVDGAGVRTHAGFSISPDHDLGPADEADLVAVVPSNIALEPPAAVLDVLRRAHARGAWVMSVCTGAFALGAAGLLDDRRCTTHWRHTDALAARFPAAKVDPNVLYVADGNLITSAGTSAAVDCGLHLIREEQGSAVATQLARRMVVPPHREGGQAQFIERPVPPIDCETLQPLLAEVLQSLDRPHTVDTLALRAHMAPRTFARRFRAETGATPHDWLTGQRVLLARRLLEDSDLGVDAIAVRAGFGSAATMRHHFGLRLHTTPQAYRSVFRNRAG; this is translated from the coding sequence ATGCTGAGAAGCGTCGCCGTCATCGCCCTGCCCGAGGTCGCCGTCTTCGAGCTCGGCGTGCTCTGCGAGCTGTTCGGCTACGACCGCACCGCGGAGGGGCTGCCCGGGTACGAGTTCAATGTGTGCAGCGTGGACGGAGCCGGCGTCCGTACCCACGCGGGCTTCTCGATCTCGCCCGACCACGACCTGGGGCCGGCCGACGAGGCCGATCTGGTCGCGGTCGTGCCGAGCAACATCGCGCTGGAGCCGCCCGCCGCCGTCCTCGACGTGCTGCGGCGCGCGCACGCGCGGGGCGCGTGGGTGATGAGCGTCTGCACCGGCGCGTTCGCGCTCGGCGCGGCCGGGCTGCTAGACGACCGCCGCTGCACCACGCACTGGCGGCACACCGACGCACTCGCCGCCCGGTTCCCGGCCGCCAAGGTCGACCCGAACGTGCTCTACGTCGCGGACGGCAACCTCATCACCAGCGCCGGCACCTCCGCCGCCGTCGACTGCGGACTGCACCTGATCCGCGAGGAGCAGGGCTCCGCCGTGGCCACCCAGCTCGCCCGCCGGATGGTCGTCCCGCCGCACCGCGAGGGCGGCCAGGCGCAGTTCATCGAGCGGCCGGTGCCGCCGATCGATTGCGAGACGTTGCAGCCGCTGCTGGCCGAGGTCCTGCAGAGCCTGGACCGGCCGCACACCGTGGACACCCTGGCCCTGCGCGCGCACATGGCGCCGCGCACCTTCGCCCGCAGGTTCCGGGCCGAGACCGGCGCGACCCCGCACGACTGGCTGACCGGCCAGCGGGTGCTGCTCGCCCGGCGCCTGCTCGAGGATTCCGACCTGGGCGTCGACGCGATCGCCGTGCGGGCCGGCTTCGGCAGCGCCGCCACCATGCGGCACCACTTCGGACTCCGGCTGCACACGACGCCGCAGGCCTACCGGTCGGTGTTCCGGAACCGGGCCGGCTAG
- a CDS encoding metallophosphoesterase family protein: MSTLYAVSDLHVSYAENRRIVDGLRPGSPDDWLIVAGDVAELLGSVEATLRLLRERFAKVIWAPGNHELWTHRDDPVQLRGVRRYERLVEMCREIDVLTPEDDYAVWHGAGGPAAVAPLFLLYDYSFRAPGTTTKQESLAYAYRTGVVCTDEQLLHPDPYPDRESWCWDRVALTERRLAAIDPALPTVLVSHWPLHRHPTEVLWYPEFAQWCGTERTADWHLRFRAAAAVYGHLHIPRTTWQDGVRFEEVSLGYPREWGARPEPPALPRPILG; this comes from the coding sequence ATGTCCACTCTCTATGCGGTCAGCGACCTGCACGTCTCCTACGCCGAGAACCGGCGGATCGTCGACGGCCTGCGCCCCGGCTCGCCGGACGACTGGCTCATCGTCGCCGGTGACGTCGCCGAGCTGCTCGGGTCCGTCGAGGCGACGCTGCGGCTGCTGCGCGAGCGGTTCGCCAAGGTGATCTGGGCGCCCGGCAACCACGAGCTGTGGACCCACCGCGACGACCCCGTCCAGCTGCGCGGCGTGCGGCGCTACGAGCGGCTGGTCGAGATGTGCCGGGAGATCGACGTGCTCACCCCCGAGGACGACTACGCGGTGTGGCACGGCGCGGGCGGCCCGGCGGCGGTCGCGCCGCTGTTCCTGCTCTACGACTACTCGTTCCGGGCGCCCGGCACCACCACGAAGCAGGAGTCGCTGGCCTACGCGTACCGGACCGGCGTGGTCTGCACCGACGAGCAGCTGCTGCATCCCGACCCGTACCCGGACCGGGAGTCGTGGTGCTGGGACCGCGTCGCGCTGACCGAGCGGCGGCTGGCCGCGATCGATCCGGCGCTGCCCACCGTGCTGGTCTCGCACTGGCCGCTGCACCGGCACCCGACCGAGGTCCTCTGGTACCCGGAGTTCGCGCAGTGGTGCGGCACCGAGCGCACCGCCGACTGGCACCTGCGTTTCCGGGCCGCCGCCGCGGTATACGGCCACCTGCACATCCCCCGGACCACCTGGCAGGACGGCGTGCGCTTCGAGGAGGTCTCGCTGGGCTACCCGCGCGAGTGGGGCGCTCGGCCGGAGCCGCCCGCGCTGCCGAGGCCGATCCTCGGCTAG